In the Topomyia yanbarensis strain Yona2022 chromosome 3, ASM3024719v1, whole genome shotgun sequence genome, one interval contains:
- the LOC131687287 gene encoding histone H1A, sperm-like codes for MAETAIDVAATAPAVVASPPAAKAPPKQAAKASKSDAKKPKKSSTHPPVSEMVLAAIRTLKERSGSSLQAIKKYIAANYMCDVARLAPFIRKALKTGVEKGNITQTKGTGASGSFKVTVEAKKPAGDKKPPSGAAKKSATKSGEKKNPPAGGGGEKTKKPKAAAIPAAKKSAAKKTKAVAPAKAQNFHTLGLF; via the coding sequence ATGGCTGAAACTGCTATCGACGTTGCTGCTACGGCCCCTGCCGTCGTCGCCTCTCCGCCAGCTGCCAAAGCACCACCGAAGCAGGCGGCCAAGGCTAGCAAGAGTGACGCCAAGAaaccgaaaaaatcttcaacccaTCCACCAGTGAGTGAGATGGTTCTGGCTGCCATCCGGACCCTGAAGGAACGGAGCGGATCATCACTGCAGGCGATCAAAAAGTACATCGCCGCCAACTACATGTGTGACGTCGCCAGGCTGGCTCCGTTTATCCGGAAGGCTTTGAAAACGGGTGTCGAGAAGGGAAACATCACCCAGACCAAGGGTACCGGTGCTTCCGGATCGTTTAAGGTGACGGTCGAGGCTAAGAAGCCGGCTGGCGATAAGAAACCACCATCGGGTGCAGCGAAAAAATCGGCTACTAAATCCGGGGAGAAGAAAAATCCGCCGgccggtggtggtggtgagaagaccaaaaagccaaaggcggCGGCAATCCCGGCCGCTAAGAAATCGGCTGCGAAGAAAACGAAAGCTGTTGCCCCTGCCAAGGCG
- the LOC131687288 gene encoding histone H4-like, with protein sequence MTGRGKGGKGLGKGGAKRHRKVLRDNIQGITKPAIRRLARRGGVKRIFGLIYEETRGVLKIFLENVIRDAVTYTEHAKRKTVTAMDVVYALKRQGRTLYGFGG encoded by the coding sequence ATGACTGGCCGTGGCAAAGGAGGAAAAGGGCTCGGCAAGGGAGGCGCTAAGCGGCACCGCAAGGTGCTTCGTGACAATATCCAGGGCATCACCAAACCCGCCATTCGTCGTCTGGCTCGACGTGGAGGAGTGAAGCGGATCTTCGGTTTGATATACGAGGAAACCCGTGGTGTGCTGAAGATTTTTCTGGAAAACGTTATCCGGGATGCTGTGACGTACACCGAACATGCCAAACGGAAGACCGTCACTGCGATGGATGTCGTCTATGCGCTTAAACGCCAGGGACGCACATTGTacggttttggtggttaa
- the LOC131691446 gene encoding histone H3-like, with protein MARTKQTARKSTGGKAPRKQLATKAARKSAPATGGVKKPHRYRPGTVALREIRRYQKSTELLIRKLPFQRLVREIAQDFKTDLRFQSSAIMALQEASEAYLVGLFEDTNLCAIHAKRVTIMPKDIQLARRIRGEQA; from the coding sequence ATGGCCCGTACGAAACAGACCGCCCGCAAGTCCACCGGAGGGaaagctccccgcaagcagttggcaacgaaggctgcccgtaaaagtgccccagctacgggtggcgttaagaagccccatcgctaccgaccaggaactgtcgcgctgcgagaaattcgtcgctatcagaagtcgacagagctactaatccgcaagctgcccttccagcgtctggttcgtgagatcgcgcaggacttcaaaaccgatctgcgcttccagagctcagccatcatggcccttcaagaagccagcgaggcttacctggttggattgttcgaggataccaatctgtgcgctatccatgccaagcgagtGACTATCATGCCGAAAGACATCCAACTGGCTCGCCGGATCCGCGGGGAGCAGGCCTAA
- the LOC131687289 gene encoding histone H2A-like: MSARGKGGKVKGKPKSRSVRAGLQFPVGRIHRLLRKGNYAERVGAGAPVYLAAVMEYLAAEVLELAGNAARDNKKTRIIPRHLQLAIRNDEELNKLLSGVTIAQGGVLPNIQAVLLPKKTEKRASAAT; encoded by the coding sequence ATGTCTGCACGCGGTAAAGGAGGAAAAGTGAAGGGTAAGCCAAAATCCCGCTCAGTTCGTGCCGGTCTCCAGTTCCCTGTTGGCCGAATTCACCGTCTGCTGAGGAAGGGAAATTATGCTGAACGTGTCGGTGCGGGAGCACCCGTCTACTTGGCAGCTGTAATGGAATATCTTGCCGCCGAAGTACTGGAGCTGGCAGGAAACGCTGCCCGCGATAACAAAAAAACCAGAATCATCCCCCGTCAtctgcagctggccattcgaaatgacgaagagctgaacaaactgctctccggtgTGACCATTGCCCAGGGTGGCGTGTTGCCTAACATACAGGCCGTACTGCTGCCGAAGAAGACTGAAAAGAGGGCCTCCGCAGCAACCTAA